A genomic stretch from Corynebacterium terpenotabidum Y-11 includes:
- a CDS encoding helix-turn-helix transcriptional regulator, whose translation MIQINNERYLSHQDMAERFGVTRRTIRRWWYDGALPSPAYQGRTPYWPERELNAHLTSKFRSINNA comes from the coding sequence ATGATCCAGATCAACAACGAGCGTTACCTGTCCCACCAGGACATGGCGGAGCGGTTCGGCGTGACCCGTAGGACGATCCGCCGCTGGTGGTACGACGGCGCGTTGCCGTCCCCCGCCTACCAGGGCCGTACACCGTACTGGCCAGAGCGCGAACTGAACGCGCACCTCACAAGCAAATTCCGCAGCATCAACAATGCCTAG
- a CDS encoding MerR family transcriptional regulator — MTDFRSQQRIRRDYLIHQQECRAKLSMIRADLRRQIEDGPCQWREVPQQITPIIPDYPEVPVTFPAGTMAHAVQRIIAETVEMIYELEQRFRDKRGEPDEIMLDHARHEAEFIMQLWYEARDCLPSRWTTSTVLAGRVPVSQHAAAIRATWRAGGYRSLSHVATLAVALSEVADKIAANEDHMRFIEGWVLTVRAVSHAVFPVAGEVWVPPSEAAEIVGKSKRTIQRWKEKRKVSTFDEWVLLSDVQKLAA; from the coding sequence ATGACTGATTTTCGTTCTCAGCAGCGCATTCGACGCGACTATCTCATCCACCAGCAGGAGTGCCGGGCGAAGCTGTCCATGATCCGCGCCGACCTACGACGGCAGATTGAGGATGGCCCCTGCCAGTGGCGGGAAGTTCCGCAGCAGATCACCCCAATCATCCCAGACTACCCGGAGGTGCCGGTAACGTTCCCCGCCGGGACTATGGCCCACGCGGTTCAGCGCATCATCGCCGAGACCGTGGAGATGATCTATGAGCTCGAACAGCGGTTCCGGGACAAGCGCGGTGAACCTGATGAGATCATGCTCGACCACGCACGACACGAGGCTGAGTTCATCATGCAGTTGTGGTACGAGGCCCGCGACTGCCTGCCTTCCCGGTGGACTACCTCAACGGTCCTCGCCGGGCGGGTGCCCGTCTCGCAGCACGCCGCCGCCATTCGCGCCACGTGGCGGGCTGGTGGGTACCGCAGCCTGTCGCATGTCGCGACCCTCGCCGTGGCACTGTCTGAGGTTGCCGACAAGATCGCCGCGAACGAGGACCACATGCGATTCATCGAAGGATGGGTGCTCACCGTCCGGGCCGTGTCCCACGCGGTGTTCCCGGTGGCCGGGGAAGTGTGGGTGCCACCGTCTGAAGCCGCTGAAATCGTCGGGAAATCGAAGCGGACGATCCAGCGGTGGAAAGAGAAGCGGAAAGTCAGCACATTCGATGAATGGGTGTTGTTGTCCGATGTTCAGAAACTCGCAGCGTAA
- a CDS encoding major capsid protein, producing MSGLYPGAVDLNEGTLSVDAALSNPTVIEERVADLISGNVLVDTLFAPGGPTVQGGAVIYSKVTSKYLFPDVDVADRAPGDEYAQVWSTPPELELAKVQDFGGKVSITEEARRRNSAVVFDNEITTLSNAITRRLNKRAMETIEAAVSESDEVLELQAAAAWNTTLAVGPEASQTDPRSLPGSDFGTAIAHAQRLDLGVEYSKLIVSPENAANLRNTYGATLGTLLSDYGLEMLTSNYVAAGDAYLVDPHKLGFVSYEEPLTVRTWDDPEHRLHWVQAYAMPVMGVTLPSAVAVIRGTNS from the coding sequence ATGTCCGGTCTTTACCCCGGTGCCGTTGATCTGAACGAGGGCACCCTGTCCGTTGATGCGGCCCTGTCCAACCCGACTGTGATTGAGGAGCGGGTCGCTGACCTGATTTCCGGTAACGTCCTGGTCGATACCCTGTTTGCCCCCGGTGGCCCGACCGTTCAGGGCGGAGCCGTGATCTACTCAAAGGTGACCTCGAAGTACCTGTTCCCTGACGTGGATGTTGCCGACCGCGCCCCCGGCGATGAGTACGCGCAGGTGTGGAGCACTCCCCCGGAGCTTGAGCTGGCGAAGGTGCAGGACTTCGGTGGCAAGGTGTCGATCACCGAGGAGGCCCGCCGCCGTAACAGTGCGGTCGTCTTCGACAACGAGATCACGACCCTGTCGAACGCGATTACCCGCCGACTGAACAAGCGGGCGATGGAGACCATTGAGGCCGCTGTCTCTGAGTCCGATGAGGTGCTGGAGCTTCAGGCCGCCGCTGCGTGGAACACCACCCTGGCCGTCGGCCCGGAGGCTTCCCAGACCGATCCGCGCAGCCTGCCCGGTAGCGACTTCGGTACGGCTATCGCCCACGCTCAGCGCCTGGATCTCGGTGTGGAGTACTCCAAGCTGATCGTCTCCCCGGAGAATGCCGCGAACCTTCGCAACACCTACGGTGCGACCCTGGGAACGCTGCTGTCTGACTATGGCTTGGAGATGCTGACCAGTAACTACGTTGCCGCTGGTGACGCGTACCTCGTTGACCCGCACAAGCTGGGATTTGTCTCATATGAAGAGCCGCTGACGGTGCGGACCTGGGACGACCCGGAACACCGCCTGCACTGGGTTCAGGCTTACGCCATGCCGGTGATGGGTGTGACCCTGCCGTCCGCTGTCGCCGTTATCCGTGGCACCAACTCCTAA
- a CDS encoding capsid cement protein, whose product MTIGFKNPARDRYNDGSDITAQATAAVVGKTFATIAGDLTAEGLPTVKTAATGGNTVGVVKYDADAGEKVGVARGSSRVITVTAGGAITAGDEVAVGAGGKAVKAAEGAVVVGYSFNTVAAGADALVSLNR is encoded by the coding sequence ATGACTATTGGATTTAAGAACCCCGCCCGCGATCGCTACAACGATGGTTCCGATATCACCGCCCAGGCGACTGCCGCTGTGGTCGGTAAGACGTTCGCCACCATTGCCGGCGACCTGACCGCCGAGGGCCTGCCGACCGTTAAGACCGCCGCTACTGGTGGCAACACTGTCGGTGTCGTGAAGTACGACGCGGACGCCGGGGAGAAGGTCGGGGTGGCCCGTGGATCTTCCCGCGTCATCACTGTGACGGCTGGTGGCGCTATCACTGCTGGTGATGAGGTCGCTGTGGGTGCCGGGGGTAAGGCTGTGAAGGCCGCTGAGGGTGCCGTGGTTGTCGGTTACTCGTTCAACACTGTGGCCGCTGGTGCTGACGCACTGGTGTCCCTGAACCGCTAG
- a CDS encoding recombinase family protein: MSYFVYVRISRDQAGTGQGVSRQEAACKRFAEQRGLDVSETFTDNDISAFGNKGRPAYREMLTRLENGEAEGIIAWHVDRLYRRTRDLEEIVDLVEKTEITVRTVEAGELDLNTATGRLTARLVASIGNYEVDHMIERQRLSQTARALEGKFRGGGVPYGYDLGKEPGTLVINETEAEVVRDMAAELLSGTPVLTISRKLNKAGIPTKTGNKWLTSTVRRTLAKPAIAGKADHHGEIVAEAQWPAILPESEWLAVRALLSDPSRRTQQGNERQWQGSGVYRCGKCGGRMGIGNAGSRASRVNGRKKKAYLCRDCRSLSRDQICVDELVDAVILGVLDMPENRLMAANRDTTAGEDVAALLSERNALTARKNELGALYASGTIDAAVLASGSAQFKQDIDRLDKRITAARTVSPVADLLLSGDELRDRWAAMSADKRAQVIDALVTVTILPAGRGPRFDPSKIQIEWKAPPV; the protein is encoded by the coding sequence ATGAGCTACTTCGTGTACGTCCGCATAAGCCGCGACCAAGCGGGTACCGGACAGGGCGTGAGCAGGCAAGAAGCCGCCTGTAAACGATTTGCGGAACAGCGCGGACTCGACGTGTCCGAAACCTTCACGGACAACGACATCAGTGCGTTCGGGAACAAGGGTCGCCCCGCCTACCGCGAGATGCTGACCAGGCTGGAAAACGGGGAAGCCGAAGGCATCATCGCGTGGCACGTGGACCGCCTGTACCGGCGCACGCGGGACCTGGAAGAGATCGTAGACCTCGTAGAGAAAACCGAGATCACCGTCCGTACCGTCGAGGCGGGGGAACTGGACCTCAACACCGCTACAGGCCGCCTCACGGCCCGTCTCGTCGCCTCAATCGGCAACTACGAAGTTGACCACATGATCGAACGTCAACGGCTCTCGCAGACCGCTAGGGCACTGGAGGGAAAGTTTCGCGGCGGCGGGGTGCCCTACGGCTACGACCTCGGCAAGGAACCGGGGACGCTCGTCATCAACGAGACGGAAGCGGAAGTAGTGCGCGACATGGCGGCGGAACTACTCAGCGGCACACCGGTACTCACGATCTCCCGGAAACTGAACAAGGCCGGTATCCCCACGAAGACCGGGAACAAGTGGCTCACCTCCACGGTTCGGCGCACTCTCGCTAAGCCGGCAATAGCGGGCAAGGCCGACCATCACGGCGAGATCGTGGCAGAAGCTCAGTGGCCGGCGATCCTCCCGGAGTCTGAATGGTTAGCGGTTCGCGCTCTGTTGTCAGATCCTTCACGGCGCACGCAGCAGGGCAACGAGCGTCAGTGGCAGGGGTCAGGCGTGTACCGCTGCGGGAAGTGTGGTGGCCGTATGGGGATCGGCAACGCTGGATCTCGTGCGTCGCGGGTCAACGGGCGGAAGAAGAAGGCGTACCTGTGCCGTGACTGCCGTAGTCTCTCGCGGGATCAGATCTGCGTGGACGAGCTGGTGGATGCGGTGATCCTCGGTGTGCTCGACATGCCCGAAAACAGGCTCATGGCAGCAAACCGCGACACCACAGCAGGGGAGGACGTGGCAGCGCTTCTAAGCGAACGTAACGCGCTCACAGCACGCAAGAACGAGCTAGGCGCTCTGTACGCCTCCGGGACGATAGACGCGGCTGTCCTGGCGTCCGGTTCAGCTCAGTTCAAACAGGACATTGACCGGTTGGATAAGCGGATCACGGCAGCGCGCACGGTGTCCCCGGTTGCGGATCTTCTGTTGTCGGGGGATGAGTTGCGGGACCGGTGGGCGGCAATGTCGGCGGATAAGCGGGCGCAGGTGATTGACGCTTTGGTCACTGTGACGATTCTTCCGGCTGGTCGTGGACCTCGGTTCGATCCGTCGAAGATCCAGATTGAGTGGAAGGCGCCCCCGGTGTAG
- a CDS encoding WXG100 family type VII secretion target — protein sequence MIQYDFAQIAQASADIHATNRNINGMLDQLKADIAPMTAEWEGTSSQCQAVG from the coding sequence ATGATTCAGTATGACTTCGCCCAGATCGCCCAGGCGTCCGCCGACATCCACGCCACCAACCGCAATATCAACGGCATGCTCGACCAGCTCAAGGCGGACATCGCTCCGATGACCGCTGAGTGGGAGGGCACCTCTTCACAATGTCAAGCCGTGGGGTAA
- a CDS encoding WXG100 family type VII secretion target codes for MSFRTTTDVMHSTAGKVDTVNDQVQAELSRLQGTVDALQGVWRGEAQTAFGQLMVRWNDAARDLRAALGGISENIRGNARAFQQVEDDNIAAFR; via the coding sequence ATGAGCTTCAGGACAACCACCGACGTGATGCACTCCACCGCGGGGAAGGTGGACACGGTCAACGACCAGGTGCAGGCCGAGCTGAGCCGGCTGCAGGGCACCGTCGATGCGCTGCAGGGGGTGTGGCGGGGTGAGGCGCAGACTGCCTTCGGACAGCTCATGGTCCGGTGGAACGACGCTGCCCGTGACCTGCGCGCCGCACTGGGCGGCATCTCGGAGAACATCCGTGGGAACGCCCGGGCCTTCCAGCAGGTCGAGGACGACAACATTGCCGCGTTCCGCTGA
- a CDS encoding FadR/GntR family transcriptional regulator, translating into MADSVDTGRPAPRTSTHSLVVEAIENRILSGELGVGDMLPPERQLAEQLGVSRAAAREAIRVLESHGVLESHVGSGARAGTFITSMPTAALSRFLKLHVSLNNFDLDEVVQTRLILEVESAAMAARRQDPEILQRMGEELAAMDDTDLDREDFGDADTRFHVALARGGGNRLFADMTQAIRESLRAPLLDGYRAHEDWSGLRETLQHQHRELLAAVAAGDAERASQLAAEHIHTSYQVLPADSGGSRRQGNRTAAGGV; encoded by the coding sequence ATGGCTGACTCCGTAGACACCGGTCGCCCCGCGCCCAGGACGAGTACCCACTCACTGGTCGTCGAGGCGATCGAGAACCGCATCCTGTCCGGTGAACTGGGTGTCGGGGACATGCTGCCGCCGGAGCGGCAGCTGGCGGAACAGCTCGGGGTGAGTCGGGCGGCGGCGCGGGAGGCGATCCGGGTGCTGGAGAGCCATGGCGTCCTTGAATCGCACGTCGGGTCCGGGGCGCGGGCCGGAACTTTCATCACGTCCATGCCGACGGCGGCGTTGAGCCGCTTTCTGAAACTCCATGTCTCGCTGAACAACTTCGACCTTGACGAGGTGGTGCAGACCCGGCTGATCCTGGAGGTGGAGAGTGCGGCGATGGCCGCCCGTCGGCAGGATCCGGAGATTCTCCAGCGGATGGGGGAGGAGCTGGCGGCGATGGATGACACGGACCTGGATCGGGAGGATTTCGGGGACGCGGACACCCGCTTCCACGTGGCCCTGGCCCGCGGCGGCGGGAACCGCCTGTTCGCCGACATGACGCAGGCGATCCGGGAGTCGCTGCGGGCCCCGTTGCTGGACGGCTACCGGGCGCACGAGGACTGGTCGGGCCTGCGGGAGACTCTCCAGCATCAGCACCGGGAACTGCTGGCGGCGGTGGCGGCGGGGGATGCCGAGCGGGCCTCACAGCTTGCCGCTGAGCACATCCACACCTCGTACCAGGTCCTTCCGGCCGATTCCGGGGGAAGCAGGCGGCAGGGGAACCGAACGGCGGCCGGTGGAGTCTAA
- a CDS encoding type VII secretion-associated protein: MTVQAVGLVESGVLVNGWTVTDLLSGYAVRGEPPVDEVAGGVTATVTWKNSGVPLVRLESVRELVAEVLEVRAADPELTSPNPQVPRVLFPWGVGEACTDVLVTGPDDRVTAAYLRSVGVRARCVDRDAALRLAADLEMARSELAELEGGADDPDVGPEEDLPEEWAGDLPDRSPALRRPVVVAAVVAVGVLVVVGIVAAAGLSGGDGTASASAPTSSPAPPVTVTSVVSSPSAAPWQDPVRHTAGGSDGSDGTDGTDDAPVSTVDRADVPVNADLDGWTLREATQRREIWMSDDPDARILVAATPTPVGTQEDLDTRMLTGLADVPGVRVTATGPVDYEESGTSSVTRWQVRLIDGHQVSVGCQYRAGTAEQTAARLAACDRFTATARVG; the protein is encoded by the coding sequence ATGACGGTGCAGGCGGTGGGGCTGGTGGAGTCCGGGGTCCTGGTCAACGGGTGGACGGTCACTGATCTGCTCAGTGGGTACGCAGTCCGGGGTGAACCACCGGTGGATGAGGTCGCAGGTGGGGTTACGGCGACGGTGACCTGGAAGAACTCCGGGGTTCCGCTGGTCCGGTTGGAGTCGGTCCGGGAACTTGTCGCTGAAGTCCTGGAGGTCCGTGCGGCCGATCCGGAACTCACCAGCCCGAACCCGCAGGTACCACGGGTGCTGTTCCCGTGGGGGGTCGGTGAGGCGTGCACGGATGTGCTGGTCACCGGGCCTGACGACCGGGTCACCGCCGCGTACCTGCGGTCGGTGGGGGTGCGTGCCCGGTGTGTGGACCGGGACGCCGCACTGCGTCTCGCCGCTGACCTGGAGATGGCGCGCTCGGAGCTGGCGGAGCTGGAGGGTGGGGCGGACGACCCGGATGTCGGTCCGGAGGAGGATCTGCCGGAGGAGTGGGCCGGTGACCTGCCCGACCGGTCCCCGGCACTCCGGCGCCCGGTGGTCGTCGCCGCGGTGGTGGCCGTGGGAGTACTGGTCGTGGTCGGGATCGTGGCCGCCGCCGGACTGTCCGGGGGCGACGGGACGGCGTCGGCGTCGGCCCCGACCAGTTCTCCGGCACCCCCGGTCACCGTCACCTCTGTGGTGTCGTCGCCCTCGGCCGCGCCGTGGCAGGATCCGGTCCGACATACCGCTGGCGGCTCCGACGGTAGCGACGGTACAGACGGCACTGACGACGCTCCCGTATCGACCGTCGACCGCGCTGACGTTCCGGTCAACGCCGACCTTGACGGATGGACGCTCAGGGAGGCCACGCAGCGGCGGGAGATCTGGATGTCGGATGACCCGGACGCCCGGATTCTCGTCGCCGCCACCCCGACCCCGGTCGGAACCCAGGAGGACCTTGACACCCGGATGCTCACCGGGCTGGCCGACGTGCCGGGCGTCCGCGTGACTGCCACCGGGCCGGTGGACTACGAGGAGAGCGGCACATCGTCGGTGACGCGGTGGCAGGTCAGGCTCATCGACGGTCATCAGGTGTCCGTCGGCTGCCAGTACCGGGCCGGGACCGCGGAACAGACTGCGGCACGGCTCGCCGCCTGTGACCGGTTCACTGCCACCGCCCGGGTGGGGTGA
- a CDS encoding FtsK/SpoIIIE domain-containing protein, which produces MARSPMSYIFPLMLLGSMAMMFSPGGQDVDEIRRSFHRHLDALTDGVRRARRVQREETEYRHPHPQALWTRTADGVDGEPGVVRLGTAVLAPEDPLEIPVDVPPEDLEPVCAMSLRDLAGRFATVDAPVAVDLREFPVVAVTGSGASDQVRAMQGALVLQDPTAVAVDGPHDRWLTHDGPLTVAFRYGVDGVTSATARCTVVADPDAETEEAARTRGLLLHSDGETLSAWTVDGWRPFATADRLSDVELAALCRARCTRREESSLLDLPGGDLRAPIGRSGRTPVYLDIRESAKGGIGPHGLCIGATGSGKSELLKAVVTNFAHQHSPTELNFVLVDFKGGAAFAGLERLPHTSAVITNLTDEAVLVDRMQDALLGEMHRRQETLRSAGLSTAAEYNRRHPGDMPALFIIVDEFSELLHARPEFAEVFAAVGRLGRSLGLHLLLASQRLEEGRLRGLESHLSYRIALRTFSAAESRALIGSTAAHDLPATPGAAILAVASGAGAEGHVRFQSAYVSGPEVPADRRIIRELGVEPEATGTTMELVVDQLAGPNLNPIWLEPLPTLLPASDLLGDLSDPVPLCVPVGLEDLPFDGEQRRVDLDLRRRHWAVVGSPGTGKTMLLRTLTIGLTLTSPGVVVYILDPGGSLAPLTRLPQVAAVVGVDRIDRLLDELEQDAPDGVTHRVLLVDGVDALGEADRRLARLAAGGLERGVHVVVTAARWTFRPSLRDLLTGELELRMSPTDSNFRDAQRSLPDTPGRGLSPDGRQVQIAASDAEAVEHARRTSADRGDVDRQMRVLPEQVTRTELPPAPAGQVLLGQGGPTLGPVGWDPGTSPHLTVVGQARSGVTTTLRTVIAGVAEWPDGTAELLVADARRGLLGVPGYRSPTAFAGDLDRWVGVLRDRIPADVTALSPQMLRERSWWTGPNLVVVVDDLDHSADLAAALDVLLPLLPHAADIGLHLVAARRSAVMGRSAYTPLLQGVRDSTAWVLLSAPREDGPVAGQVLGPRPPGRGTFVQGDAVELQVARTEEEW; this is translated from the coding sequence ATGGCTCGCAGTCCGATGTCGTACATTTTTCCGTTGATGCTCCTCGGCTCCATGGCGATGATGTTTTCCCCCGGTGGGCAGGATGTCGACGAGATCCGACGTAGTTTCCACCGGCATCTCGACGCCCTGACCGACGGTGTGCGCCGGGCCCGACGGGTGCAGCGGGAGGAGACCGAGTACCGGCATCCTCATCCGCAGGCCTTGTGGACCCGCACCGCCGACGGCGTTGACGGGGAACCCGGGGTGGTGCGGCTGGGGACCGCGGTCCTGGCCCCGGAGGATCCGCTGGAGATCCCGGTTGATGTGCCGCCGGAGGACCTGGAACCGGTGTGTGCGATGTCGTTGCGGGACCTGGCGGGACGGTTCGCCACGGTGGACGCCCCGGTCGCCGTCGACCTGCGGGAGTTCCCCGTGGTCGCCGTCACCGGCTCCGGCGCGTCCGACCAGGTCCGGGCGATGCAGGGCGCACTGGTGCTGCAGGATCCGACGGCGGTGGCTGTCGACGGCCCGCATGACCGGTGGCTAACCCACGACGGGCCGCTGACGGTGGCGTTCCGCTACGGCGTCGACGGCGTCACCTCGGCCACCGCCCGGTGCACGGTCGTGGCGGATCCGGACGCGGAGACCGAGGAGGCGGCACGTACCCGGGGACTGCTGTTGCATTCGGACGGGGAGACACTATCGGCCTGGACCGTGGACGGGTGGCGCCCCTTCGCCACCGCCGACCGGCTCAGCGACGTGGAGCTGGCTGCCCTGTGCCGGGCCCGGTGTACGCGCCGGGAGGAGAGTTCCCTGCTGGACCTGCCCGGTGGCGACCTCCGGGCCCCGATCGGACGCAGTGGTCGTACCCCGGTCTACCTCGACATCCGGGAATCGGCGAAAGGCGGGATCGGTCCGCACGGTCTGTGCATCGGGGCGACCGGATCCGGAAAGTCGGAGCTGCTCAAGGCGGTGGTGACGAATTTCGCGCACCAGCACAGTCCCACCGAGCTGAACTTCGTGCTGGTGGATTTCAAGGGTGGGGCGGCGTTCGCCGGGCTGGAACGGCTGCCGCACACGTCTGCGGTGATCACGAACCTCACCGACGAGGCGGTGCTCGTCGACCGGATGCAGGACGCCCTGCTCGGCGAGATGCACCGTCGGCAGGAGACCCTGCGGTCTGCGGGTCTGTCCACCGCCGCCGAGTACAACCGGCGTCATCCCGGGGACATGCCGGCCCTGTTCATCATCGTCGACGAATTCTCTGAACTGCTGCACGCCCGTCCGGAGTTCGCCGAGGTCTTTGCCGCGGTCGGGCGGCTCGGCCGCAGTCTCGGCCTGCACCTGCTGCTGGCGAGTCAGCGGCTGGAGGAGGGTCGGCTGCGCGGCCTGGAATCGCATCTGAGCTACCGGATCGCGTTGCGGACCTTCTCGGCCGCGGAATCCCGCGCGTTGATCGGGTCCACCGCAGCCCATGACCTGCCGGCCACCCCCGGTGCGGCGATTCTCGCGGTCGCGTCCGGTGCGGGGGCCGAGGGGCATGTCCGATTCCAGTCGGCGTACGTCTCGGGCCCGGAGGTGCCGGCGGACCGGCGGATCATCCGTGAACTCGGGGTGGAGCCGGAGGCGACGGGCACGACGATGGAGCTGGTCGTCGACCAGCTGGCCGGGCCGAACCTCAACCCGATCTGGCTGGAACCGTTGCCGACGCTCCTGCCGGCCAGCGACCTGCTGGGGGATCTCAGTGATCCGGTCCCCCTGTGCGTGCCGGTGGGTCTGGAGGACCTGCCCTTCGACGGTGAACAGCGACGTGTCGATCTGGACCTGCGGCGTCGGCACTGGGCGGTCGTCGGTTCCCCGGGGACCGGCAAGACGATGCTGCTGCGTACCCTCACCATTGGCCTGACTCTGACCAGTCCAGGCGTGGTGGTGTACATCCTCGACCCCGGTGGGTCCCTCGCGCCGTTGACGCGGCTGCCGCAGGTCGCGGCGGTCGTCGGCGTCGACCGGATTGACCGGCTGCTCGACGAGTTGGAGCAGGACGCGCCGGACGGCGTCACCCACCGCGTCCTCCTGGTCGACGGGGTGGATGCCCTGGGGGAGGCGGACCGGCGTCTGGCCAGGCTCGCTGCCGGTGGGTTGGAGCGTGGCGTCCACGTCGTCGTCACCGCTGCCCGCTGGACTTTCCGGCCGAGTCTGAGGGACCTGCTCACCGGGGAACTGGAACTGCGGATGTCCCCGACGGACTCGAACTTCCGCGACGCCCAACGCAGTCTGCCGGACACTCCGGGGCGTGGACTGTCTCCGGACGGACGCCAGGTGCAGATCGCCGCATCCGATGCCGAGGCAGTGGAGCACGCCCGGCGGACTAGTGCGGACCGTGGGGATGTGGACCGGCAGATGCGGGTGCTGCCCGAGCAGGTCACCCGTACGGAGCTGCCCCCTGCCCCGGCGGGGCAGGTCCTGCTCGGCCAGGGTGGACCGACGCTGGGACCGGTGGGATGGGACCCGGGCACGAGCCCCCACCTCACGGTCGTGGGACAGGCCCGGTCCGGGGTAACCACGACGCTGCGCACCGTCATCGCTGGGGTCGCGGAGTGGCCCGACGGCACCGCCGAACTGCTGGTCGCGGATGCGCGCCGGGGCTTGCTGGGGGTTCCCGGCTACCGCTCGCCGACGGCTTTCGCCGGGGACCTTGACCGGTGGGTTGGTGTGCTGCGGGACAGGATCCCGGCAGATGTCACCGCGTTGAGCCCGCAGATGTTGCGGGAACGGAGCTGGTGGACCGGCCCGAACCTGGTGGTGGTTGTCGATGACCTGGACCATTCGGCCGATCTGGCTGCGGCGCTCGACGTCCTACTGCCGCTGCTGCCCCATGCCGCGGACATCGGGCTGCACCTGGTGGCTGCCCGGCGCAGTGCGGTGATGGGGCGCAGTGCCTACACGCCGCTGCTGCAGGGGGTGCGGGACAGTACCGCCTGGGTGCTGCTGTCGGCGCCGCGGGAGGACGGTCCGGTCGCCGGTCAGGTGCTCGGGCCGCGGCCGCCGGGCCGGGGCACATTTGTCCAGGGGGACGCCGTGGAGCTGCAGGTGGCGAGGACGGAGGAGGAATGGTGA
- a CDS encoding EsaB/YukD family protein — protein MIAVSISVIDDAGPDGSPAGHRARVVDATVSATVPVAELIPHLVDATPGEHWQLSGAGGILRPEYGLDESGVRPGERLTLARATVPAPPTDTVGRLSEDLPPNPAVWVAAGLVAAATLVLPPFTAGAPVWHPLEISDRARSILDGSGDPGGPAATAATALTLIIAVACAAGSLHDRRVTALAAVLAFSVGVQVNVVTGCVLATCAVWRPGPERVITVALTLAAAVNFRPGVTVLLGMTGLVIAGQTALGLAGVRLPRIPATGLFAAVAGASSTAGSTTSSEDADAAAVPRARTTHAALVIAACTVILAGVVQLIPPGTRPGWTTVAGCLAVAVTGLSARGVRPVHAVTVTVTAVTVAVWTLVHCPGYWPLAALLPVALPAVRITSPLAGRVIDILETVAFAVAVPALIATTGVFDLVRGIG, from the coding sequence GTGATAGCAGTCAGCATTTCCGTCATCGACGACGCCGGACCAGACGGCAGCCCGGCCGGACACCGCGCCAGAGTGGTCGACGCCACCGTCTCCGCCACCGTTCCCGTCGCTGAACTCATCCCGCATCTGGTGGACGCCACACCGGGCGAACACTGGCAGCTCAGCGGAGCGGGCGGGATCCTCCGACCCGAATACGGTCTCGACGAATCCGGGGTGCGCCCCGGCGAACGGCTCACCCTGGCCCGGGCCACCGTGCCCGCCCCGCCGACCGACACCGTCGGCCGGCTCAGTGAGGACCTGCCACCCAACCCCGCGGTGTGGGTCGCCGCCGGACTCGTCGCCGCCGCCACCCTGGTCCTGCCACCATTCACCGCCGGCGCCCCGGTCTGGCATCCGCTGGAGATCTCCGACCGGGCCCGCAGCATCCTCGACGGCAGTGGCGATCCGGGCGGGCCAGCAGCCACCGCGGCAACCGCACTCACCCTGATCATCGCCGTCGCCTGCGCCGCCGGGAGTCTCCACGACCGCCGCGTCACCGCCCTCGCCGCCGTCCTCGCCTTCAGCGTCGGCGTGCAGGTCAACGTGGTCACCGGGTGTGTGCTCGCCACCTGCGCGGTATGGCGCCCCGGCCCGGAACGGGTCATCACCGTGGCCCTCACCCTGGCCGCGGCGGTGAACTTCCGACCCGGGGTGACCGTGCTGCTGGGGATGACCGGCCTGGTCATCGCCGGGCAGACCGCCCTCGGGCTCGCCGGCGTCCGCCTGCCGCGCATCCCCGCGACCGGCCTGTTCGCCGCGGTCGCCGGGGCGTCCTCCACTGCCGGGTCCACCACATCGTCCGAGGACGCCGACGCGGCCGCCGTCCCCCGTGCCCGCACCACCCACGCCGCCCTGGTCATCGCCGCCTGCACGGTGATCCTCGCCGGCGTGGTCCAGCTCATTCCGCCGGGGACGCGGCCGGGGTGGACGACCGTCGCCGGGTGTCTCGCCGTCGCGGTGACCGGACTCTCCGCTCGGGGAGTACGCCCGGTCCACGCCGTGACCGTCACCGTCACCGCGGTCACCGTCGCAGTGTGGACGCTGGTGCACTGCCCCGGATACTGGCCACTGGCGGCCCTGTTGCCGGTGGCACTGCCCGCGGTACGGATCACCTCACCGCTGGCCGGACGCGTCATCGACATCCTCGAGACCGTCGCCTTCGCGGTGGCTGTTCCGGCACTCATCGCCACCACCGGCGTCTTCGACCTGGTGCGGGGCATCGGATGA